The Dioscorea cayenensis subsp. rotundata cultivar TDr96_F1 chromosome 16, TDr96_F1_v2_PseudoChromosome.rev07_lg8_w22 25.fasta, whole genome shotgun sequence sequence GGAAAAGCCTCGGTCCATGTATGTTGACATCGcccttctcttttgtttgcttttcaTGTTATTCTTTATCTAATTTCGGTCGTTTAATGGATGTGAGAATTGTATTGATTGTAATTTCTGAAGATTCAGTGAAAAACATCTTGTGAGCTTTAATTGTCTCAATTCTCAATACCTTAATTCATTTTCGTGTATTAAATGAGTAATTTTGTTTAAGGTTTCGATCCGTGGCTTGTTCATCTTTCTCAgggaaaatagaaagaaaaatgacTAATTTTGTAGGCATTTTTGAGATCATTTGCGTATTTGCATCTAGCTGCCTGAATTCCCTGATGTCTTTGCTATGCCTCATGATTGCTTTTTAGATAATGGAATATGATTTAGGATCTCATTCTGATTGGAAAGCTGCAATTTTTACTCTATTTTGTGGGTTATTTGAATCAGATTTGATCTTTAATGACATGGAGGAATACCTTGAAGCTGGTTTTCCCAAGCTTGTCCTGTTGTTTGTTGCAATCATCATTTCTCTGATTGCAATTCGTTTGACGTATGTTTTCCTAAGGAGTGGAAAACCATTTGTAGTTCCACCAGAGCGTGTTAGCACTATGATTGTTCTCGGGTCAGGTATGATGAATTTTTGATAAATCTTTTTTTGGTATAATTATGAGTATAAAGATaatgattttgattgatttcatGTATAGGTGGTCACACGGCGGAGATGCTTAGCATAGTGAATGTGCTCAACAAGGAGAGATTCTCACCAAGGTTTTATGTTTCCGCCGCAACTGATAACATGAGTCTTCAAAAGGCGCAGGTTTTAGAGCAATCTTTGTTGCATCAAGGGAAGGTACATTGAATCTCCATTTTAGGGTTTGTTTGTTGAATCTATGGATGTGACAATGTTTTGATGTTGTGCTTGTTGCATTTAACATTCAGTAGCAAGAACCAACAGCAGTATATAATTTCAGATTTTGGACCAAAAAATTGAGCATAGTAGCACCATTTTATCATCATGTAGCAATATCTATCAGGAGTATCCAAGTTTCTGTTCTGTTCGCCTCACCTTGTGCCTCATGAGGGCTGCTAAATTTGTTTATCGATTCCTTGATTTGTCATAATTTCCTAGTATGGAGCATGGCTTTCAGAAATATTTTGTCTCTTCAGGGCAATGCAGAGGCTGCTCAGTTTATGCAGATTTACCGCAGCCGTGAAGTGGGACAATCTTATATAACCTCTGTTGGGACTAGTTTAATTGCAATTGCACATGCTATATGGTTCATATTGAAAATCAGACCTCAAGTGGTATGGCTATCAAGTTTCATCTTGTGATTGATTCTCCAATCTTTATGTCCAAATGAGACAGCTAATGCCAGATGTGTTTCTTCAGATCATTTGCAATGGTCCAGGTACTTGTATTCCACTTTGTGTTGCAGCATTCATGTTCAAGGTCAGTATTATTCCTGCTTATTTATGAAATCACAATCAAAGATTTGCCTTGCGCTTTCCATCGTGATGCTTATAAATTCCTGGATGTGAATGTTCACAAACTTGCTCAATTGAATGTGCTGCAGGCAGCAGGCCTTCGTTGGTCATCAATCTTCTATATTGAGAGTATTGCAAGAGTGAGAAAGCTATCATTAAGCGGCTTGTTGCTTTACAAACTACACCTTACCGATCAATTTGTGGTGCAATGGCCACAGTTGCAGAGCAAATATCCCCGATCACAATACGTTGGTCGCATCATGTAAAGCTTTTGCCGCTACCGCTCCAGAACTTCACAGATTATCATCTCCAAATGTTCTGAGTTTTATCAA is a genomic window containing:
- the LOC120279647 gene encoding UDP-N-acetylglucosamine transferase subunit ALG14 — its product is MEEYLEAGFPKLVLLFVAIIISLIAIRLTYVFLRSGKPFVVPPERVSTMIVLGSGGHTAEMLSIVNVLNKERFSPRFYVSAATDNMSLQKAQVLEQSLLHQGKGNAEAAQFMQIYRSREVGQSYITSVGTSLIAIAHAIWFILKIRPQVIICNGPGTCIPLCVAAFMFKAAGLRWSSIFYIESIARVRKLSLSGLLLYKLHLTDQFVVQWPQLQSKYPRSQYVGRIM